The Flavobacterium jumunjinense genome includes a region encoding these proteins:
- a CDS encoding TonB-dependent receptor domain-containing protein — translation MGIKLKKIFFFFIFFTLVSFAQNKVTVSGKIIDKTTLEALPFVNIILKSEKDNVMITGVASNEEGKFTLTDILSGSYILELSYIGYKPKTLPLYVGNASAYLDIKNIEIEENIATLNTVIVTGTQSEVSKKLDKKTYTLADNVSQSGGSVLQAMQNLPSVTVQDGKIQLRGNDKVMVLIDGKQTALTGFGNQSGLDNLPASAIEKIEIINNPSAKFDANGNAGIINIIYKKNKNKGLNGKVSLTTGLGSLWERKQNLPTIRPQYTFTPKINPSIALNYKKNKTNLFLQSDYLYTQNLNKNEFVTRTYNDGTIINQQTKRNRDTHFTTTKVGLDYYINEANTLTVSGLFGTEKITDNGDEPFFNADFSNRIRLWQFLEDELKTTAMATALFTHQFKQPGHQYTTGLNYTFHREDEKYFFTNTLSTYTGYDSFKLLSDEKVFDFNFDYTKPLQFGKIETGIKYRKRNIPVNMQFFPGLNSPLDVNAGGWANYNENIPAIYGTYSFENKNYEAEIGLRIEYVNLQYDVNPDHNTYKSSGYNYTQPFPNLRFGYKLNDNSKLSIFYNRRVDRPNEVDIRIFPKYDDAEIIKVGNPSLRPQFTNTIELGHKYNWESGSIYNALYHKFANQTITRIASTVNSNPTIYAIFQNAGKSSNTGLETVISQKITNSYKLNINFNVYQNQINAFSVINLYPTINTFSAETQKIVSGNFKVNNNFSFKNNLSAQFTAIYYAPDIIPQGKIKQRFTVDLGLKKGIQKGKGEFFINASDLFNTLVIKKEIQGSNFNYTSSDYHETQVIKIGYSYKF, via the coding sequence GTGGGTATCAAATTAAAAAAAATCTTTTTTTTCTTTATTTTTTTCACATTAGTCAGTTTTGCTCAAAACAAGGTAACAGTTTCTGGGAAAATAATTGACAAGACAACTTTGGAAGCACTTCCATTTGTAAATATAATTCTAAAATCAGAAAAAGATAATGTTATGATTACTGGAGTAGCTTCAAATGAAGAAGGAAAGTTTACATTAACTGATATTCTGAGCGGAAGTTATATTTTAGAACTATCCTATATTGGATACAAACCTAAAACACTACCTTTATATGTGGGTAATGCAAGCGCTTATCTGGATATTAAAAACATAGAAATCGAAGAAAACATTGCAACGTTAAACACTGTTATTGTTACAGGAACACAAAGTGAAGTGAGCAAAAAGCTCGATAAAAAAACATATACTCTAGCAGATAACGTGAGTCAAAGTGGTGGTTCAGTATTACAAGCCATGCAAAATCTACCAAGTGTAACCGTTCAAGATGGCAAAATACAATTGCGAGGAAACGATAAAGTAATGGTTTTAATTGATGGAAAACAAACTGCATTAACTGGATTTGGAAATCAATCGGGTTTAGATAATTTACCCGCTTCTGCTATCGAAAAAATTGAAATTATAAACAATCCTTCTGCTAAATTTGATGCTAATGGAAATGCAGGAATCATCAATATCATTTATAAAAAAAACAAGAATAAAGGTTTAAATGGAAAAGTAAGTTTAACAACTGGTTTAGGAAGTCTTTGGGAAAGAAAACAAAATTTGCCGACAATTCGACCACAGTATACTTTTACTCCAAAAATAAATCCTTCCATTGCTTTAAATTATAAAAAAAACAAAACCAATTTATTTCTACAATCGGATTATTTATATACTCAAAATTTGAATAAAAACGAATTTGTAACTAGAACTTATAATGACGGAACAATCATAAACCAACAAACAAAACGTAATAGAGATACTCATTTCACAACTACAAAAGTGGGTTTAGATTATTATATTAATGAGGCTAATACATTAACTGTTTCAGGTTTATTTGGTACAGAAAAAATCACAGATAACGGTGACGAACCCTTTTTCAACGCTGATTTTAGTAACCGAATACGATTATGGCAATTCTTAGAAGACGAACTAAAAACAACAGCTATGGCAACAGCTTTGTTTACGCACCAATTTAAACAACCAGGTCATCAATACACTACTGGATTAAATTATACTTTTCATAGAGAAGATGAAAAGTATTTTTTCACTAATACATTATCAACCTATACAGGCTATGACTCTTTCAAATTACTTTCAGATGAAAAAGTATTTGACTTTAATTTTGATTATACAAAACCCTTACAATTTGGAAAAATAGAAACAGGAATTAAGTATCGGAAAAGAAATATCCCTGTAAACATGCAATTTTTTCCTGGATTAAATTCGCCTTTAGATGTAAATGCTGGTGGTTGGGCAAATTATAACGAAAACATTCCTGCTATTTATGGAACTTACTCTTTTGAAAACAAAAATTATGAAGCCGAAATAGGTTTAAGAATAGAATATGTGAATTTACAATATGATGTAAATCCAGATCACAATACCTATAAAAGTAGTGGTTACAATTACACACAACCTTTTCCTAATCTACGATTTGGTTACAAATTAAATGACAATAGTAAATTATCTATTTTCTATAACAGAAGAGTAGATCGTCCAAACGAAGTAGATATTAGAATTTTTCCAAAATATGATGATGCAGAAATTATTAAAGTAGGAAATCCATCATTACGACCTCAATTTACGAATACTATAGAGTTAGGTCATAAATACAATTGGGAAAGTGGTAGCATTTATAACGCTTTGTATCACAAGTTTGCTAATCAAACCATTACTAGAATTGCTTCAACAGTAAATAGCAACCCAACAATTTATGCAATTTTTCAAAATGCAGGTAAAAGTTCCAATACTGGTTTAGAAACCGTCATTTCTCAAAAAATCACTAATTCTTATAAGTTGAATATTAATTTTAATGTGTACCAAAACCAAATTAATGCTTTTAGTGTGATTAATTTATATCCAACAATAAATACTTTTTCAGCAGAAACGCAAAAAATTGTATCCGGAAATTTTAAAGTGAATAATAATTTCAGTTTTAAAAACAACCTAAGCGCACAATTTACAGCAATTTATTATGCACCTGATATTATTCCGCAAGGAAAAATAAAACAACGTTTTACGGTAGATTTGGGACTCAAAAAAGGCATACAAAAAGGGAAAGGAGAATTTTTCATAAATGCTTCCGACTTGTTTAATACCTTAGTCATCAAAAAAGAAATTCAAGGTAGCAATTTCAATTACACAAGTAGTGATTATCATGAAACACAAGTAATAAAGATTGGGTATAGTTATAAATTCTAA
- a CDS encoding glycerophosphodiester phosphodiesterase — MQKIGHRGAKGYVVENTLESFHKAIELNVDAIELDVHICKSGEIIVFHDFTLERLTNGFGEISKMTLEELNQLKIREKHKIPTLEEVLDLVDKKCNINIELKGHNTAKPVSVLVEYYVNHKKWDYSNFIISSFQQEELSNFCKFNPKIPLAVLTQASVEQAIEWAIEFNADYIHPHFSLLTTDNCSFAKQKGLKINTWTVNEALDIEYIKKFNIDGIISDFPDRI, encoded by the coding sequence ATGCAAAAAATTGGACATAGAGGTGCGAAAGGATATGTTGTAGAAAACACATTAGAATCCTTCCATAAAGCAATCGAATTGAATGTTGACGCTATAGAATTAGATGTTCACATCTGTAAATCTGGTGAAATCATCGTTTTTCATGACTTTACTTTAGAAAGATTAACTAATGGTTTTGGTGAAATTTCAAAAATGACACTTGAAGAACTCAACCAATTAAAAATAAGAGAAAAACATAAAATCCCAACACTTGAAGAAGTTCTCGACTTAGTTGATAAAAAATGCAATATAAACATTGAATTAAAAGGACATAATACTGCAAAACCCGTTTCCGTTTTAGTAGAATACTATGTAAACCATAAAAAATGGGACTATTCGAACTTCATTATTTCCAGTTTCCAACAAGAAGAACTATCTAATTTCTGCAAATTCAATCCAAAAATTCCGCTTGCAGTTTTAACCCAGGCAAGTGTAGAACAAGCAATCGAATGGGCAATCGAATTCAATGCAGATTATATTCATCCTCATTTTTCGCTATTAACCACAGATAATTGTAGTTTTGCAAAACAAAAAGGTTTAAAAATTAATACTTGGACAGTCAATGAGGCGTTAGATATTGAATATATTAAAAAATTCAATATTGATGGCATCATTTCCGATTTTCCAGATCGAATTTAA
- a CDS encoding BaiN/RdsA family NAD(P)/FAD-dependent oxidoreductase: MNSKYNIIIVGGGAAGFFTAINIAEKNPKLKIAILERGKEVLSKVRISGGGRCNVTHACFIPNELVKFYPRGERELKGPFHQFCSGDTIEWFEKHGVTLKIEEDGRMFPESDSSQTIIDCFLKATEKNKIDILTLQSVQSIFKKDDSWKIDTNTETFLCQKLIMTTGSNPKVWEMLNELGHTIVPPVPSLFTFNIKDNRIKDLMGLSATATVKVKGTNLKSSGPLLITHWGMSGPGILRLSAWGARILFEKNYHFILQVNWLNETTFEECLEELKELKDVNSKKLISKFCPFDFPKRLWESLTLAAGITNELKWADLSKKHMIALAEQLTNGQFQVNGKSTFKEEFVTAGGIDLKEVNFKTMESKVLPSLYFAGEIVNIDAITGGFNFQNAWTSGFILSNAIS, from the coding sequence ATGAATTCAAAATATAACATTATAATTGTTGGTGGTGGTGCAGCAGGATTTTTTACAGCTATAAACATTGCAGAAAAAAATCCAAAACTTAAAATCGCAATTTTAGAACGTGGAAAAGAAGTACTTTCTAAAGTACGTATTTCTGGTGGAGGACGTTGTAATGTTACTCACGCTTGTTTTATTCCAAATGAACTAGTAAAATTCTATCCAAGAGGAGAACGAGAATTAAAAGGTCCATTCCATCAATTTTGTTCTGGAGACACTATTGAATGGTTTGAAAAACATGGAGTCACTTTAAAAATTGAAGAAGACGGAAGAATGTTTCCCGAATCGGACTCTTCTCAGACAATTATTGATTGCTTTCTTAAAGCTACAGAAAAAAATAAAATTGATATCTTAACACTACAAAGTGTTCAATCTATTTTCAAAAAAGACGATAGTTGGAAAATTGACACTAATACCGAAACTTTTCTTTGTCAGAAATTAATAATGACTACTGGAAGCAATCCTAAGGTTTGGGAAATGCTAAACGAGTTAGGTCACACAATTGTTCCTCCAGTTCCTTCCCTATTCACTTTTAATATTAAAGACAACAGAATAAAAGATTTAATGGGACTTTCCGCTACTGCAACAGTTAAAGTTAAAGGAACCAATTTAAAATCTTCTGGACCACTATTAATTACCCATTGGGGAATGAGTGGACCAGGAATACTTCGTCTTTCTGCTTGGGGAGCTAGAATACTTTTTGAAAAAAACTATCATTTTATACTTCAAGTTAATTGGCTAAACGAAACTACTTTTGAAGAATGTTTAGAGGAGTTAAAAGAACTAAAAGACGTAAATAGCAAAAAATTAATATCAAAATTCTGCCCATTTGATTTCCCTAAACGCTTATGGGAAAGCTTAACACTCGCTGCTGGGATTACAAATGAATTAAAATGGGCTGATTTGTCTAAAAAACACATGATTGCTTTAGCAGAACAACTTACAAATGGACAATTTCAAGTAAATGGAAAAAGCACATTTAAAGAAGAGTTTGTAACTGCTGGAGGAATTGATTTAAAAGAAGTCAATTTCAAAACGATGGAAAGTAAAGTATTACCTTCTCTTTATTTTGCAGGAGAAATTGTTAATATTGATGCAATTACTGGCGGATTTAATTTTCAAAATGCTTGGACAAGCGGATTCATTCTTAGTAACGCTATATCATAG